A single region of the Stigmatopora argus isolate UIUO_Sarg chromosome 6, RoL_Sarg_1.0, whole genome shotgun sequence genome encodes:
- the nicn1 gene encoding nicolin-1 isoform X3, translated as MSEGVACTVKPPVFLGSGGGSSASVRLSGVCVVDVLLPPAKTVDIESISFKNFYTASLSVRLLRRGPGREGEGAGSSAKWCTALRDRPLMTNPHTEGGAHDYCHIHWKQLRTSAERVSCVRLILKQPSRCWSRFGVEDVRLCPRAPLAEPDKELSDWLLALDAASPPTQGPTALSRALQRMWALSQVTQASQTSADSASVGRFDVDGCYNIQSLSLT; from the exons ATGAGCGAGGGCGTGGCCTGCACCGTCAAGCCGCCCGTCTTCCTGGGCTCGGGAGGCGGGTCTAGCGCGAGCGTGCGTCTCTCCGGCGTTTGCGTGGTGGACGTGCTCCTGCCCCCGGCGAAGACGGTCGAC ATCGAGAGCATCTCTTTCAAGAACTTCTACACGGCCTCGTTGAGCGTCCGGCTGCTGAGGCGGGGTCCCGGccgggagggggagggggcggggtctAGTGCCAAGTGGTGCACGGCCCTCAGGGACCGCCCCCTCATGACAAACCCCCACACCGAAGGAGGGGCCCACGACTACTGCCACATTCACTGGAAGCAG ttGCGAACGTCGGCCGAGCGGGTGTCTTGCGTGCGACTGATCCTCAAGCAGCCGTCGCGCTGCTGGTCCCGCTTTGGCGTGGAGGACGTCCGCCTTTGCCCGCGTGCGCCCCTGGCC gAGCCGGACAAGGAGCTTTCGGATTGGCTCCTGGCCCTGGACGCGGCCAGTCCGCCCACGCAG GGCCCGACGGCGCTGTCACGCGCCCTCCAGCGGATGTGGGCGCTCAGCCAAGTCACGCAGGCCAGTCAGACCTCCGCCGACTCGGCCTCCGTGGGACGCTTTGAC gtggACGGCTGCTACAACATCCAGTCATTgtctctaacataa
- the nicn1 gene encoding nicolin-1 isoform X1, with product MSEGVACTVKPPVFLGSGGGSSASVRLSGVCVVDVLLPPAKTVDIESISFKNFYTASLSVRLLRRGPGREGEGAGSSAKWCTALRDRPLMTNPHTEGGAHDYCHIHWKQLRTSAERVSCVRLILKQPSRCWSRFGVEDVRLCPRAPLAEPDKELSDWLLALDAASPPTQGPTALSRALQRMWALSQVTQASQTSADSASVGRFDVSRARSLHPHQICSLGTKRTDRIGGPAAPQTSDPPKRVCVPSIGSASGAFCEASGSERGPSQFCWGVEGQPFSPRLLGS from the exons ATGAGCGAGGGCGTGGCCTGCACCGTCAAGCCGCCCGTCTTCCTGGGCTCGGGAGGCGGGTCTAGCGCGAGCGTGCGTCTCTCCGGCGTTTGCGTGGTGGACGTGCTCCTGCCCCCGGCGAAGACGGTCGAC ATCGAGAGCATCTCTTTCAAGAACTTCTACACGGCCTCGTTGAGCGTCCGGCTGCTGAGGCGGGGTCCCGGccgggagggggagggggcggggtctAGTGCCAAGTGGTGCACGGCCCTCAGGGACCGCCCCCTCATGACAAACCCCCACACCGAAGGAGGGGCCCACGACTACTGCCACATTCACTGGAAGCAG ttGCGAACGTCGGCCGAGCGGGTGTCTTGCGTGCGACTGATCCTCAAGCAGCCGTCGCGCTGCTGGTCCCGCTTTGGCGTGGAGGACGTCCGCCTTTGCCCGCGTGCGCCCCTGGCC gAGCCGGACAAGGAGCTTTCGGATTGGCTCCTGGCCCTGGACGCGGCCAGTCCGCCCACGCAG GGCCCGACGGCGCTGTCACGCGCCCTCCAGCGGATGTGGGCGCTCAGCCAAGTCACGCAGGCCAGTCAGACCTCCGCCGACTCGGCCTCCGTGGGACGCTTTGACGTGAgtcgcgctcgctcgctccacCCACATCAAATTTGTTCGCTCGGCACCAAAAGGACCGACCGGATTGGGGGTCCGGCGGCACCGCAGACGTCCGACCCACCGAAAAGAGTTTGCGTCCCGTCCATTGGAAGTGCGAGTGGTGCCTTCTGTGAGGCGTCAGGGTCAGAGCGTGGCCCGAGCCAATTCTGCTGGGGGGTGGAGGGTCAGCCCTTTTCCCCTCGTTTGCTCGGAAGCTAA
- the nicn1 gene encoding nicolin-1 isoform X2: MSEGVACTVKPPVFLGSGGGSSASVRLSGVCVVDVLLPPAKTVDIESISFKNFYTASLSVRLLRRGPGREGEGAGSSAKWCTALRDRPLMTNPHTEGGAHDYCHIHWKQLRTSAERVSCVRLILKQPSRCWSRFGVEDVRLCPRAPLAVCAPSQPASRHPLFHRLASIGKAFFFRSRTRSFRIGSWPWTRPVRPRRARRRCHAPSSGCGRSAKSRRPVRPPPTRPPWDALTWTAATTSSHCL; this comes from the exons ATGAGCGAGGGCGTGGCCTGCACCGTCAAGCCGCCCGTCTTCCTGGGCTCGGGAGGCGGGTCTAGCGCGAGCGTGCGTCTCTCCGGCGTTTGCGTGGTGGACGTGCTCCTGCCCCCGGCGAAGACGGTCGAC ATCGAGAGCATCTCTTTCAAGAACTTCTACACGGCCTCGTTGAGCGTCCGGCTGCTGAGGCGGGGTCCCGGccgggagggggagggggcggggtctAGTGCCAAGTGGTGCACGGCCCTCAGGGACCGCCCCCTCATGACAAACCCCCACACCGAAGGAGGGGCCCACGACTACTGCCACATTCACTGGAAGCAG ttGCGAACGTCGGCCGAGCGGGTGTCTTGCGTGCGACTGATCCTCAAGCAGCCGTCGCGCTGCTGGTCCCGCTTTGGCGTGGAGGACGTCCGCCTTTGCCCGCGTGCGCCCCTGGCCGTATGTGCGCCGAGCCAGCCGGCCAGTCGGCATCCTCTTTTCCACCGCCTCGCCTCAATTggaaaggccttttttttcaggAGCCGGACAAGGAGCTTTCGGATTGGCTCCTGGCCCTGGACGCGGCCAGTCCGCCCACGCAG GGCCCGACGGCGCTGTCACGCGCCCTCCAGCGGATGTGGGCGCTCAGCCAAGTCACGCAGGCCAGTCAGACCTCCGCCGACTCGGCCTCCGTGGGACGCTTTGAC gtggACGGCTGCTACAACATCCAGTCATTgtctctaa
- the dag1 gene encoding dystroglycan 1, whose product MPGAWAGLLVLLAAAAARSEPGDVGGLEASMSSALLRDLRDARSDSPTPDARAPTGRLFRIKAMPEMSAEGVLPSWLAWDAPGETLQGVPLEEDRGVHCIGAGAPEGSSPRRGNAFCVEVREAEPLGTCGPDEAVTLLTVVLDADLTKMSSRQRVALLDEMSGFSGVEPRHMTLLPVVNDRLFDMSAFMAGPGNAKKVVENGALLSWKLGCSLEPGALPDLAGVQASAKEGAMSARLGYPVLGWHVANKKPRVAERARRQLNNAPTPVLTSLPPSPAVEPPPRVVPTPSSPRVAEPPRSRAPPARDPVPPPVRPTVRVRESAGRTPVPDPPAPTGASASAFSVTPSPTRPAYAEATPSASRPAYSESTPSAGRPAYAETTPPTTTRKPGKKPKKPKSTPTAPPRRPEPAGPSAGVPPDPRNEKPLLRNPIDRVNALVGTYFEVKIPSDTFFDKEDGTTDKLRLSLRKNLKEVVGESSWIQFNSTSQLLYGLPDAQHAGKHEYFVRASDKGGLSAVDAVEVRVRRWPANDKNPVLFAARLEGDPRRLADDVQRKILLVRKLAAALGDRNSSAVSLRNISAGSVLLEWTNGSLPHWPCPHEEAAALSRMLGDADGRPAPGLRRALAPEFRPLGVGARGRAACRAFSFIPPGEREAPAPPPAPSPAPGVGRRGADEVYLHTVVPAAAVAAVLLLAGAAAMICYRKKREGRLSPEERATFIKKGVPIIFADELAGSKTAPPSGAPLVLPEEKPPLPPPPGYAEAAAAPALRDEDPNAPPYQPPPPFATPQDGKGSRPTKNTTPYRSPPPYVPP is encoded by the exons ATGCCGGGAGCGTGGGCGGGGCTGCTGGTCCTGCTGGCCGCGGCCGCCGCCCGCTCGGAACCCGGGGACGTCGGCGGGCTGGAGGCGTCCATGAGCTCCGCCCTCCTGCGAGATCTCCGGGACGCCCGGAGCGACTCGCCCACGCCCGACGCCCGGGCGCCCACGGGCCGACTGTTCCGGATCAAAGCCATGCCGGAG ATGTCCGCAGAGGGCGTCCTCCCATCCTGGCTGGCGTGGGACGCCCCCGGCGAGACGCTGCAGGGCGTCCCGCTGGAAGAGGACCGAGGCGTCCATTGCATCGGGGCGGGCGCCCCCGAGGGATCGTCCCCGCGGCGGGGGAACGCCTTTTGCGTGGAGGTCCGGGAAGCCGAGCCCTTGGGGACGTGCGGCCCCGACGAGGCGGTCACGCTGTTGACGGTCGTCCTGGACGCCGACCTGACCAAGATGAGCTCCCGCCAGAGGGTGGCGCTGCTGGACGAGATGAGCGGCTTCTCGGGGGTGGAGCCCCGCCACATGACGCTCCTCCCTGTGGTCAACGACAGACTCTTCGACATGTCCGCCTTCATGGCCGGCCCGGGGAACGCCAAAAAG GTGGTGGAGAACGGCGCGCTGCTGTCGTGGAAACTGGGCTGCTCGCTGGAGCCCGGCGCCCTGCCCGACCTGGCCGGCGTCCAGGCTTCGGCTAAGGAGGGCGCCATGTCGGCCCGCCTGGGCTACCCGGTGCTGGGCTGGCACGTGGCCAACAAGAAGCCCCGGGTGGCCGAGCGCGCGAGGCGCCAGTTGAACAACGCGCCCACGCCGGTCCTGACCTCGCTCCCGCCGTCCCCGGCGGTCGAGCCGCCTCCCCGCGTGGTCCCGACGCCCTCGTCCCCGCGGGTGGCCGAGCCCCCTCGGAGCCGGGCGCCGCCCGCCCGGGACCCAGTCCCGCCGCCCGTCCGACCCACCGTCCGCGTCCGAGAGTCGGCGGGCCGCACGCCCGTCCCGGATCCTCCCGCGCCCACCGGGGCGTCGGCGAGCGCCTTCTCGGTGACGCCCAGCCCCACCCGGCCCGCCTACGCGGAGGCCACGCCCAGCGCGAGCCGGCCCGCCTACTCGGAGTCCACGCCAAGCGCCGGGCGGCCCGCCTACGCGGAGACCACGCCGCCCACCACCACGCGGAAACCCGGCAAAAAGCCGAAGAAGCCCAAGAGCACGCCGACGGCGCCCCCCCGCCGGCCCGAGCCGGCCGGGCCCTCGGCGGGCGTCCCCCCGGATCCCCGTAACGAGAAACCGCTCCTGCGTAATCCCATCGACCGCGTGAACGCCCTGGTGGGGACCTACTTCGAGGTGAAGATCCCCTCCGACACCTTCTTCGACAAGGAGGACGGAACCACCGACAAGCTGCGGCTGAGCTTGAGGAAGAACCTGAAGGAGGTGGTGGGAGAATCGTCCTGGATCCAGTTCAACAG CACCAGCCAGCTGCTCTACGGGCTGCCCGACGCGCAGCACGCCGGCAAGCACGAGTACTTTGTGCGGGCCAGCGACAAGGGCGGGCTGAGCGCCGTGGACGCGGTGGAGGTGCGCGTCCGGCGCTGGCCCGCCAACGACAAGAACCCGGTGCTCTTCGCCGCCCGGCTGGAGGGGGACCCGCGGCGGCTGGCCGACGACGTGCAGCGCAAGATCCTGCTGGTGCGCAAGCTGGCGGCCGCCCTGGGCGACCGCAACAGCAGCGCCGTCAGCCTGAGGAACATCAGCGCCGGTTCCGTGCTGCTGGAGTGGACCAACGGCAGCCTGCCGCACTGGCCCTGCCCCCACGAGGAGGCGGCCGCCCTCAGCCGCATGCTGGGGGACGCCGACGGCCGGCCGGCGCCCGGCCTCCGCCGGGCCCTGGCGCCCGAGTTCCGGCCGCTGGGCGTGGGGGCCCGGGGCCGGGCCGCCTGCCGCGCCTTCTCCTTCATCCCGCCGGGCGAGAGGGAGGCGCCGGCCCCACCGCCCGCGCCCTCGCCGGCCCCGGGCGTCGGCCGGCGCGGCGCCGACGAGGTCTACCTGCACACGGTGgtgccggcggcggcggtggcggccgtCCTGCTGCTGGCCGGCGCGGCGGCCATGATCTGCTACCGCAAGAAGCGGGAGGGCCGTCTGAGCCCGGAGGAGCGGGCCACCTTCATCAAGAAGGGCGTGCCCATCATCTTCGCCGACGAGCTGGCCGGCTCCAAGACGGCCCCCCCCTCCGGCGCCCCCCTGGTCCTGCCGGAGGAGaagccgccgctgccgccgccgcccgggTACgccgaggcggcggcggcgccggcccTCCGGGACGAGGACCCCAACGCGCCGCCCTACCAGCCCCCGCCGCCCTTCGCCACGCCCCAGGACGGCAAAGGCTCCCGCCCCACCAAGAACACGACCCCCTACCGCTCTCCGCCGCCTTACGTGCCGCCCTAA